In the Schistocerca gregaria isolate iqSchGreg1 chromosome 6, iqSchGreg1.2, whole genome shotgun sequence genome, one interval contains:
- the LOC126278212 gene encoding uncharacterized protein LOC126278212: MRSSLADAGSGQYGSCPQLEGRDRRLQRRSRKDSVAGSEAASSSGASSADTDDGQHDSSVSEQERLQVEAAFRSLKTQVYVCGSLANLYLGSTSGDEWRLESTGVPVLLLDLGAARARTQRRIQLVLAERGTCFALWRDTIDNLTNYRVAGRAFHTMHLSSDHTTLVGLSFDSERAADEMAGRVERLTSSPENISLSAPGRSKTSRGRRSAQPPPPPLPTKSHISQPCCFQHITSVEVGDRSRYFSLQTLVPMLSSEQEEPRSEL; the protein is encoded by the exons ATGCGGAGCTCGCTGGCTGACGCTGGCAGCGGGCAGTACGGGTCGTGCCCGCAGCTGGAGGGCCGCGACCGGCGTCTGCAGCGGCGCTCGCGCAAGGACTCCGTGGCGGGCAGCGAGGCCGCCTCCTCCAGCGGCGCCAGCAGCGCAGACACCGACGACGGCCAGCACGACTCCTCCGTCAGCGAGCAGGAGCGCCTCCAGGTCGAGGCCGCCTTCCGCAGCCTCAAGACCCAG GTGTACGTCTGCGGTTCGCTAGCAAACCTGTACCTGGGCTCTACCAGTGGTGACGAGTGGCGACTCGAGAGCACAGGTGTGCCTGTGCTGCTGCTGGACCTGGGGGCGGCACGCGCGCGCACTCAGCGCCGCATCCAACTTGTACTGGCTGAACGGGGCACATGCTTTGCACTGTGGCGCGACACCATTGACAACCTCACGAACTACCGTGTGGCTGGGCGTGCCTTCCACACCATGCACCTTTCCTCTGACCACACCACACTCGTCGGCCTCAGCTTCGACTCGGAGCGTGCTGCTGATGAAATGGCAGGCCGCGTTGAACGCCTCACCTCGTCGCCGGAGAACATCAGCCTGTCTGCACCAG GTCGCAGTAAAACATCACGAGGGCGTCGGTCTGCGCAGCCACCCCCTCCTCCGCTGCCAACGAAGTCACACATCTCACAGCCCTGCTGTTTCCAGCACATCACAAGTGTGGAGGTGGGCGATCGCAGTCGGTACTTCTCTCTGCAAACTCTTGTCCCCATGCTGTCTTCTGAGCAAGAAGAGCCACGCTCGGAATTGTAA